The following nucleotide sequence is from Pseudomonas sp. RC10.
CCTACGCCATGATCGGCGACCTGTTGATCGCCCGCCCGCTGCTGATCGTCGCCACGGTCGCGGGTGCGGCGCTGTTTGTCGTGGCCTCGCCATTCGCGGCGGCAGGCGGCAATTTGGGTGCCACCGGTAAGGCTCTCGTGGTCGATCCCGGCAAGGCCGCTTTCGTCCGCTGCCTCGGCTGCACCACCAGCGGCTACGGCAAACACGACTGATCCGCGCAGGTCCGAACCAGACTCAGCGGTGCATCGGGCCTGAAGATCGCTGAAATCCCTACGCCGCGAGGATCGCTCGCGGCTTCCACGCTGGAGTTGTTCTTGCGCCACAGCAGCACTTGCTGGTTACCGAAATCGCGCTTCGTTTCCCTGAGCTTGTAGCCTCGTTCGCGCAGGTCACTCAATTCTTCGGCGGTAAACGCCCCCGGCTCGTACTCCATCACATCCGGCATGTACTGATGGTGGTAACGCGGCGCTGACACCCATTGGGCCACCGGCTGGTCGTCCAGGTATTCCAACATCGACAGCAGCACAATGCTCGGAATCCGGCTTCCTCCCGGAGTGCCGAAAGCGGTGAAGGTGTGCGGGCTTTCGATGAAACTGGGACTCATACTCGACAGCGGCCGTTTGCCCGGTTCGATGATGTTGGCCTGACTGCCCACCAATCCGTACGTGTTGCTGCCTTTGGGATCGACGGCGAAATCGTCCATCTCATCGTTGAGGATCACGCCGGTGCCGGGCACCGTAAACGTCGAGCCGAACGGAAGGTTCAGGGAGAGCGTCGCCGCAACGGCATTGCCTTCGTCGTCGAGCACTGAGAAATGGCTGGTGTTGTCGCCTTCCCGCCAGCGGGGCGCCGGTGGCAGCGCAGTGTTCGGCGTCGCCATGTGAGGGTCGACGCTGGTCGAGAGCTGGAGCAGATAATCAGGCGCCAGCACTTGGGCGATGGGATTGGGTACAAAGTCGGGGTCGCCAAACAACACCCGATCACGGTAAGCGCGGCGCAACACTTCGACGACGTAATGGGCGCGCTGCACCTTTTCGGATTCGCGCCACGGCAGCTGTTGCAGCATGTACAGGCTCTGCGCCAGCGCGATGCCGCCCGCCGATGGGGGCGGGGCGCTGATCAATTCGCGCTGATCCGCCAGTTGAAAGCGTAGCGGCGTGCGGGTGACGACGTCGTACTCTTCGAAATCGTGGTAATTCCAGATCCCGCCTGCCGCCCGATTGCCGTTGACCATGGCTTGGGCGGTCAGGCCGCTGTAAAAGCCTGATCGCCCTTTGTCTGCCAGGCGGTCGAGAGTTTGGGCCAATTCCGGTTGCTTGATGACTTCGCCCAGGTCCGGCACATCGTTGTTGCGCAAGAACAACCGGGCGCTCTCTTTGTTGGCCCGCAACGCGAAGAGTCGCCAACTGGCGCGTTCACGATAGATCTCATCCACCTTGAACCCGCGATAGGCGATGCGAATGGCGGGTGCCATGGAAATACTGAGGGGCAGTCGCCCATAACGTTCTGCGAGTTCGACCAGCGCGGCGGGCAAACCCGGAATGGCAGCCGCCAGCGGGCCGTTCAGGGACAAGTCCGGCTGCACGATGCCGTTGCGGGTGAACATCTTGAGTCTGGACTTCAAGGGCGCTTTTTCCCGCGCATCGAGAAACTGGTACTGCACCGGCTCTCCGGCCTGGCGGAGCAAAAAGAAACCGCCGCCCCCCAATCCAGAACCGTAAGGCTCAACCACGGCGAGGGTGGCGCTGATGGCAACGGCGGCGTCAAACGCGTTGCCGCCATCGACCAGTATTTCTCGGCCGGCGGCGGTGGCGATGGGGTGTGGGCTAGCAATGGCGGCCTGCCGGGGATGATCAGGGCTGCCGTGAGCCGAGAGGGCACACAGAAAGAGTGCGGTGCCAAACGAGGACGGTATCCACGTAAGCTTTGATGTCATGCGTATCTCGCTCGCTCAGGTCAACAGGCATTACAGCCAGTGTCTTCGGCGAAAGCGCGTATGCCGACAGGATATGCCTTCGTTTATGCCTTGCTGGTAATCAACTGGTACTTGGCCATCAGCTCGTCTTTGCTCTCGACGTGGTTTTCATCCAGCGGGATGCAATCCACGGGGCAAACTTGCTGGCACTGCGGCTCGTCATAGTGGCCAACACATTCGGTGCACAGGTTCGGATTGATCACGTAGATCTCTTCACCCTGGGAAATCGCTTCGTTCGGGCACTCGGGTTCGCAGACGTCGCAATTGATGCAATCGTCGGTGATGATCAGGGACATGGGAACTCCAGCCGCGGCCAATGCCGGGGCATATCTAAACTAATGCGGCGAATTGTGCCGCATTAGCGCTCGGTATGCACCTGAACATAGCTCACGTACCCGGCTGAAACCTCTCCTTGAGTGCCTGGGCGACAGCCGGATGCACGAACTTGGTGATGTCTCCCCCCAATGCAGCAATTTCTCTGACCAGCGTAGATGAAATGAACGAATAGCGTTCGGACGGCGTGAGAAAAAGACTCTCGACGTCCGGCGCAAGTTGTTTGTTCATGTTCGCCAGCTGGAATTCATATTCAAAGTCGGAGACAGCACGCAGGCCACGCAGCAGGATGTTGGCGTTCTGCTCCTGGGCGAAATGCGCCAGCAGGGTCGAGAAACCCACCACTTCGACGTTGTGCAGGTGCTTGGTCGCCTCGCGCGCAAGCTCGACGCGTTGCTCCAGCGAAAACAGCGGATTTTTCTTGGGGCTGGCGGCTATGGCAATGACCACTTGGTCGAACATGCGCGATGCGCGCTCGACCAGATCGCCATGACCCTTGGTGATAGGGTCGAAGGTGCCTGGGTACAACACTCGGTTCATCGCGTCGTCCTGGTCGGAGTCCGAAGGGATTCGGATGGTAGCGCAGCGGGGCGAGGCGGCCAAGCGCGGGCGTCTTCCACAGGAATCGCGGGCGTGGCGACATTCCGCGACGGCCCCAACCCCGTGCCTGGCCGCTGACTACCGAATGAACAGCTTGTAGATCAGTTTCTGAATCGCTTTCCCGTAAGGCGGATAAATCAGCCGCGCTGCGTTGAAACGCTGTTTGATGAACACACCTTTGGCCTTGCTGAATGTCAGAAAACCTTCGTGGCCGTGGTAATGGCCCATGCCGGAGGGGCCGATGCCACCGAAAGGCAAATCGTCCTGCGCGACGTGGAGCAGCGTGTCGTTCAGACAGACTCCGCCGGAATGAGTCTGCTCCAGCACCCGATTCTGCTCGGCCTTGTCGTACCCAAAGTAGTAAAGGGCCAGCGGCCGAGGTCGGCGATTGATGTAGTCGAACGCTTGTTCGATGCGCTCATACGGCACGATGGGCAGCAAAGGGCCGAAGATCTCATCCTGCATCACCAGCATGTCGTCGTTGACGTCGAGCAACAGACTGAAAGGCATACGCCGTCCCTGGCCCTGCTCATACAACGAAACGATCTGCGCACCTTTGCTGCTGGCGTCGGCGATGTAACCGTTCAGCCGTGCCATTTGTCGTGGATTGATAATGGCGGTGTAGTCCGGATTGTCCGTCAGTGTTGGATAAAACCTTTTGACGGCCTGACGGTAGGCGGAGACGAACTCATCGATCCGGTTCGCGGGTACCAGCACGTAGTCAGGCGCCACGCAGGTTTGTCCGGCGTTCATGGTCTTGCCAAACGCGATTCGCTCGGCGGCGTCCATGATCGGCACGTCCTGCGAAACGATGGCCGGAGACTTCCCGCCCAGTTCCAGCGTAACGGGCGTCAGGTTTTCGGCGGCGGCGCGCATCACGTGCCGTCCAATGCTAGTGGCCCCGGTGAACAATAAATGATCAAAAGGCAGCTTCGAAAACGCCATCCCCACCTCGGCTTCCCCGAGAACCACGGCCACCAGATCCTCTGGAAAAATCCTGGCGAACAGCGTTTTGAGCAGTTCCCCGGTCGCAGGCGTTGACTCGCTCAGCTTGAGCATCACCCGATTACCTGCCGCCAGCGCGCCGACCAACGGGCCAATGGCCAGATACAACGGATAGTTCCACGGGACGATGACACCGACGACGCCCAGCGGCTGATAGATGACTTTTGCTGACGCGGGCTGAAACGCCATGCCGACGCTGCGTCGAGAGGTGCGCATCCATTTCTTCACGTGGCGGCGGGCGTAGCGGATGTTGTGGAGGCTCGGCATCAACTCGGCGAGCAGCGTTTCATCAGCGCTGCGATGGCTGAAATCCGTGCTGATCGCCTCGATCAACGCCTGGCGTTCGTCGCTGAGCAATTGATGCAGGCTGTCGAGCCATTGCAGGCGCTGCCCGGCAATCGGCATGGGATTGGCCGCAAAGGCCTGACGTTGCAGGTCGAACAGGCGTTCGAGCGTATCAGGCGGTGTGGATGCCGCCTGGAGCGTTGGCCATTGCACGGATTCGACAGGCATTGCTGCGGTTCCTTTTGAAGTTATAGAGTGTTTCTAGAGTTGTAGCTCTACAAAGTCAAATGCCGCCTGCGAGCTTGAGTTTGGGCAGGTTTGCAGCGTTTCTGGTCACGCATGCGGCTAAATATTTTTCCGGGCGAGATTTCATTTAAATCCCGTTCCGCCGATAAGGCATTTAGTGCGTTCGCGGACCGTTTAGCGGGTAGATCATGCAAAGCTGCGTAAAGAATCTGATTGAGCAAGGCGCCCACCTGTTTGGTGAAATGCTGAATGTCGAGCAAGTCCAGGCGCTCTACCGCGCCATGGTCGCTGCACGTGCGTTTGATGGCAGCCTGTTCATGGACGAAGCGGAGTATCTGGCCCAGGAAAACCATTTCAACGCCAACCCGACCAAGGCGTTTAATTTTCTGAATCAGTTCGACGAGCAGTTGCAGTTCATCGAGCAGGACCCGCGCTTGACGGGCGCGCTCAGCGAGTTACTGGGCGACGATTATGAAGTGGTGATCAAAAAGGCGGTTTGTGGCGTCCCGGATTCGTGGCTGCCAGACTGGATTCGCGAGCGGATTCGCGACGTGAACGTGGCCAACCTTGGCCCATACATCAAGAAGCCTTACCGCGACATCACCTATTTTCGCGGCATCGATTTTCATCAGGACATCATCGATTGGCCCCAAGGGCGGGTCGAACTGGACCCCTCTACGTTTCTGACGCTGTATGTCTATTTGCATGACGTGACGGAGTACGATTCGCCACTGCACCTGATTCCTGGCTCCCACCAGTTTGGCGCCACGCTGTTTCCGCACAGCCTTGAGCCGTTGGGGGGCGATCAATGGATGTACGCCGATGACAACGGCAACGCGATCCGCTGCGAGGATCGCACCCTGCTGGGCGGTCCCGGCTATGTCGGGTTGTGGCACAACTGCACCTTGCACGGCACGCGACCCGTTGCGCACGAGTCTGAGCAATTTCGTTTGTCACTGCGTTATTTGGTGGGTAAGTCGAACGGCAATCAAACGAAGACCGCCATTGATGAGATCAACGAGACGCTTCAAGGGGATCTCAAGCCGATGCGCACGCGCCGGGACCTGGACGACAGAGGGGCTGCGCGGATGCGCGGCAATATCATCAATGCGAAAGGTTGAAGCGGCCAGATCCGGGGTTCGACTCTCCGGCAGCCAACTTCGGTACATCAACAGGTTGTCGACAGGCTGCAAGGGATTGCGCGAGTTCGCGAGCAAAACGTTATGAAAATCCAATTCCTGCAGTTGCAGACACATGGCGATGAGCGCGGCTCATTGATCGCACTGGAAGAGGGCAAGAACATCCCCTTCTCGGTCAAGCGTGTCTACTATATGTTCGAAACCGGGGAGGGGGTCCGTCGTGGCTTTCACGCCCACAAGTCGCTGAAACAGGTGGCCGTGGCCGTGCGAGGCTCGTGCCGTTTCATGCTGGATGACGGGACGGAGAAAATCGATATCCGTCTCGATCACCCGCAACAAGGGCTACTGATCGAGTCCTTCATCTGGCGGGAAATGTACGATTTCTCCCCAGACTGCGTGCTGATGGTGCTGGCCGACAATCTTTACGATGAGGCTGATTACGTCAGGGACTACGCCACTTTTCAGCAGATGGTTGCAGACGAGATGGCCCCTGATGCGTATCGACCTTTTTTGACCGCGGCACGAGGTTAGTGAATGGATATCCCGTTTCTCGATTTGAAAGCGGTCAATCATGAATACGCCGACGAGTTGAAAGCGGCTTGCGCCAGGGTCATCGATTCAGGCTGGTACATCGGTGGCGCCGAGTTGGCCCGGTTCGAAAAAGCCTTTGCCGAATACTGTGGTGTCCCCTTCGCTGTCGGCACCGGTAACGGCCTGGACGCGCTGATACTGGTGCTTCGCGCCTGGAAACAACAGGGCAAACTCAAGACCGGGGACGAGGTGCTCGTCCCTGCCAACACGTTCATTGCCACGGTATCTGCGGTGACCGAAACCGGGCTCGTACCCGTGCTGGTCGATATCGACCCCGCCACGCACAACCTCGATTGTGCAGCCGTCGAGGCCGCTATCACTCCTCGAACACGCGTGCTGCTGCCGGTTCATCTCTACGGCCAACTGGCGCCGATGCCACAGCTCATGGCCTTGGCGGAGCGCCACGGGTTGCTGGTGCTTGAAGACTGCGCCCAAGCGCATGGTGCTCAGTTGAACGGTCGCAAGGCCGGTAACTGGGGGCATGCCGCCGCCTTCAGCTTCTATCCAGGAAAAAATCTCGGCGCGCTTGGGGACGGTGGCGCCGTGGTCACGTCGGATGAAGAGCTGGCACGGATGGTCAGGGCATTGGGTAACTACGGCTCCAGCGTCAAATACCGGCACGACTATCCCGGCGTGAACAGCCGGCTGGACGAAATCCAGGCCGCGATGCTGTCGGTCAAGCTGGCTTATCTGGACGCCGATGCCGAGAGTCGTCGGCAAGTGGCCGAGCGCTACCTGCGAGGGGTCAACAACCCGCTGATCACGCTGCCTGGCGTTAGCGAGCGCAACGCTCATGTCTGGCATCTCTTCGTGGTCGAATGCGTTGAGCGCCACGCCCTGCAACAGCATTTGGCGCGGCGTGGCATTCAGACCGCCATTCACTACCCACTGCCAATTCCTGATCATGCACCCTACAAGACCTTGAAACTGAGCCTCCCCATGGAGAACGCGCGCTTGCATGAGCGAATTCTGTCGCTGCCGATTTATCCGACACTGACCGAAGGCGAGCAAGAACGGGTCGTGGCGGCGCTCAACGAATTCAGGCGGGAGAACGCGTCCGGACACGCTTGAAGAGTGTGCTCTTCACACCGGGGGCGTGTGATGTGCTGCCAAGACGCACCGAGTCGCGACCGCATGCGTTAAGATCCAGCACATCACTGTGACAACCACACGTTCGAGTCGAACATGGCGCCGCGCATCAAAACCCTACGCATCAAAACCCGTGAACGCATCGTGCAGAGCAGTCTGGAGCTGTTCAATCTGCAGGGCGAGCGTAGTGTCAGCACCAACCACATCGCCGCGCACATGGAAATTTCGCCGGGCAATCTGTACTACCACTTCCCCAATAAGCAGGCGATCATCGCCGAGCTCTTCAGCGAGTACGAAACGCTGGTGGACAGTTTTCTGCACCCGCCGAAAGGGCGTTTGCCGGATGTCGAAGACAAGCGCCATTACCTGATGGCAATCCTCGACGGGATGTGGCGCTACCGTTTCTTGCACCGCGACCTTGAGCACCTGCTCGACGCCGATCCAGAATTGGCGACGCGCTATCGCCGGTTTTCCCAGCATTGCCTGATCAAGGCCATGGCCATTTATGGCGGTTTCGTCGAGGCCGGGATCTTGAAAATGGACACTGTGCAGATCGAATCCTTGACCCTCAACGCCTGGATCATCCTGACGTCTTGGGTACGTTTTCTTTGCACGACGCGGGAAAACGCCGCGCACCTGAACGAAAACGCCATTCGGCGCGGTGTCTATCAAGTCTTGGTGCTGGAACTGGCCTACGTCACGCCGCTGGCACACGACGCCGTCCACGCGCTGTGCACCGAATTTTACGTGCCGCTGAACAAGGCACTGGAGGAGGCGACCCCATGAGCGTCTCCTTCAATCCAATGGTCTTATCGCTTTAGCCACTTTCACTGTCTGCAGGAGCCCGTCATGTCCATCGCGCAATTGATCAGCCCGCAACAACTGGCCGAACGCCAAAAACAGCCCGGCCTCGTGATTCTGGATTGCCGTTCCTCTCTTGAGGATCTGGACTACGGCCAGCGCAGCTACGCGGAGGGCCACATCGAAGGCTCGTCCTACGCCGACTTGCTCAATGACCTGAGCGGCCCGATCACCAAGGGCGTGACCGGTCGACACCCGTTGCCTGACCCCAACACGCTGATTGACCGTTTGCGTTTCTGGGGCGTCAACAATGACAGCGACATCGTGCTGTACGACGACGGCCCGGGCGCGTATGCCGCGCGCGCATGGTGGCTGCTGGCGTGGCTGGGCAAACGCGACGGCGTGTTCATTCTCGACGGTGGCCTCAAGGCCTGGCACGCGGCGGGCTTGCCGTTGAGCCTCGACCCGCCGCAGCACGTCGATGGGCGATTCGAAGGCAAGCCTGACGATGCGCTGGTGCTCAGCGCGGCCGATGTGCAGAGAAAGCTCGATAAACCTGAAGTGACCCTGATCGATGCCCGTGCCCCGGCGCGTTTTCGTGGTGAAGTCGAGCCGATTGACCCCATCGCGGGCCACATTCCTGGTGCGCAATGCGCAGCGTTCACTGACAACCTTGGGCCGGATGGCCGGTTTTTGCCTGCCGATCAGCTCAAGCAACGTTTCGCGGAAACCCTGAACGGCCGCCCGCCCGAAAAGCTCGTCGCGTACTGCGGTTCGGGCGTCACGGCCTGCCACAACCTGTTCGCACTTTGCCTGGCCGGGTATCCGTTGGGGCGTTTGTACGCCGGGTCGTGGAGCGAGTGGATCAATGATCCGCAGCGTGGCGTGGCGAAAGGGGAGTGATGCAAATGGCGCCGTTACGAGCCGCGGCGCCAGATGTCCCGTATCAGCGGACGAGTTTCTGGTCAGGCACCACGAAGCCTTTGTAGTTGGCCTCGATAAACTGCTTCACTTCTGGCCCGGTCAGGTACTTCGCCAATAGCGTCAGTCGAGGATCGTCCAGCATCTCGTTGCGGGCGTAGATGAGGTTGGCGTACGGGTTGTCGGCCGTGTGTTCTCGCACCAGCGCACGTGATGGATCGACGCCGTTCGACAGGGCAACGTCCCCGTTGATGAAGCTGGCATCGGCATCAGGCAAGGCTTTGGCCCGCAACACTGTGTCGGTCGGGATCAATTGCAGATGGCGCGGGTTGTCGATGATCGATTTTTCGCTCACCGAAATCGCCGCTGGCGAGCTGTCGAGCTTTTCCACATTGAGCTTGATCAGCCCCAAGTCCTGAAGAATGAACAGTGAGCGGGGCAGGTTGGTTTGCTCGTTGGGGACCAGGATTTTCGCGCCGTCCGGCAGGTCTTTGGGGCTGGTGTATTTCACCGAGTACAAGCCAAAGGCGTTCAACAGCACTGTCGCTTTGCCATCGAAATTGTTGAGCTTGGGGTGCGCCGCTTTCCAGGCGTTGACGTAGGGTTGGTGCCCCGTGAAGTTCACGTCGGTGTCGCCGCTGGCGAGCAACTCGTAAGAATCCAGCGCGCCACTGCCGCCGCTGGTGGTCAACTTGAGCTTCAGCCCGGTACCGTCAGCGTCCGCGAGCTTTTGCACGAAACGCACAATGTCGCCCTGAGGCGAAGCCGTCGCGTAAATCTTCAGCGGCGTGTCCGGGACGGTCGTGCCCTTGTTGGCGGTGGTCGTCACCTCACTGG
It contains:
- a CDS encoding TetR/AcrR family transcriptional regulator translates to MAPRIKTLRIKTRERIVQSSLELFNLQGERSVSTNHIAAHMEISPGNLYYHFPNKQAIIAELFSEYETLVDSFLHPPKGRLPDVEDKRHYLMAILDGMWRYRFLHRDLEHLLDADPELATRYRRFSQHCLIKAMAIYGGFVEAGILKMDTVQIESLTLNAWIILTSWVRFLCTTRENAAHLNENAIRRGVYQVLVLELAYVTPLAHDAVHALCTEFYVPLNKALEEATP
- the ggt gene encoding gamma-glutamyltransferase, whose protein sequence is MTSKLTWIPSSFGTALFLCALSAHGSPDHPRQAAIASPHPIATAAGREILVDGGNAFDAAVAISATLAVVEPYGSGLGGGGFFLLRQAGEPVQYQFLDAREKAPLKSRLKMFTRNGIVQPDLSLNGPLAAAIPGLPAALVELAERYGRLPLSISMAPAIRIAYRGFKVDEIYRERASWRLFALRANKESARLFLRNNDVPDLGEVIKQPELAQTLDRLADKGRSGFYSGLTAQAMVNGNRAAGGIWNYHDFEEYDVVTRTPLRFQLADQRELISAPPPSAGGIALAQSLYMLQQLPWRESEKVQRAHYVVEVLRRAYRDRVLFGDPDFVPNPIAQVLAPDYLLQLSTSVDPHMATPNTALPPAPRWREGDNTSHFSVLDDEGNAVAATLSLNLPFGSTFTVPGTGVILNDEMDDFAVDPKGSNTYGLVGSQANIIEPGKRPLSSMSPSFIESPHTFTAFGTPGGSRIPSIVLLSMLEYLDDQPVAQWVSAPRYHHQYMPDVMEYEPGAFTAEELSDLRERGYKLRETKRDFGNQQVLLWRKNNSSVEAASDPRGVGISAIFRPDAPLSLVRTCADQSCLP
- a CDS encoding phytanoyl-CoA dioxygenase family protein; translated protein: MQSCVKNLIEQGAHLFGEMLNVEQVQALYRAMVAARAFDGSLFMDEAEYLAQENHFNANPTKAFNFLNQFDEQLQFIEQDPRLTGALSELLGDDYEVVIKKAVCGVPDSWLPDWIRERIRDVNVANLGPYIKKPYRDITYFRGIDFHQDIIDWPQGRVELDPSTFLTLYVYLHDVTEYDSPLHLIPGSHQFGATLFPHSLEPLGGDQWMYADDNGNAIRCEDRTLLGGPGYVGLWHNCTLHGTRPVAHESEQFRLSLRYLVGKSNGNQTKTAIDEINETLQGDLKPMRTRRDLDDRGAARMRGNIINAKG
- a CDS encoding YfhL family 4Fe-4S dicluster ferredoxin, with protein sequence MSLIITDDCINCDVCEPECPNEAISQGEEIYVINPNLCTECVGHYDEPQCQQVCPVDCIPLDENHVESKDELMAKYQLITSKA
- a CDS encoding coniferyl aldehyde dehydrogenase, giving the protein MPVESVQWPTLQAASTPPDTLERLFDLQRQAFAANPMPIAGQRLQWLDSLHQLLSDERQALIEAISTDFSHRSADETLLAELMPSLHNIRYARRHVKKWMRTSRRSVGMAFQPASAKVIYQPLGVVGVIVPWNYPLYLAIGPLVGALAAGNRVMLKLSESTPATGELLKTLFARIFPEDLVAVVLGEAEVGMAFSKLPFDHLLFTGATSIGRHVMRAAAENLTPVTLELGGKSPAIVSQDVPIMDAAERIAFGKTMNAGQTCVAPDYVLVPANRIDEFVSAYRQAVKRFYPTLTDNPDYTAIINPRQMARLNGYIADASSKGAQIVSLYEQGQGRRMPFSLLLDVNDDMLVMQDEIFGPLLPIVPYERIEQAFDYINRRPRPLALYYFGYDKAEQNRVLEQTHSGGVCLNDTLLHVAQDDLPFGGIGPSGMGHYHGHEGFLTFSKAKGVFIKQRFNAARLIYPPYGKAIQKLIYKLFIR
- the coaD gene encoding pantetheine-phosphate adenylyltransferase yields the protein MNRVLYPGTFDPITKGHGDLVERASRMFDQVVIAIAASPKKNPLFSLEQRVELAREATKHLHNVEVVGFSTLLAHFAQEQNANILLRGLRAVSDFEYEFQLANMNKQLAPDVESLFLTPSERYSFISSTLVREIAALGGDITKFVHPAVAQALKERFQPGT
- a CDS encoding sulfurtransferase; translation: MSIAQLISPQQLAERQKQPGLVILDCRSSLEDLDYGQRSYAEGHIEGSSYADLLNDLSGPITKGVTGRHPLPDPNTLIDRLRFWGVNNDSDIVLYDDGPGAYAARAWWLLAWLGKRDGVFILDGGLKAWHAAGLPLSLDPPQHVDGRFEGKPDDALVLSAADVQRKLDKPEVTLIDARAPARFRGEVEPIDPIAGHIPGAQCAAFTDNLGPDGRFLPADQLKQRFAETLNGRPPEKLVAYCGSGVTACHNLFALCLAGYPLGRLYAGSWSEWINDPQRGVAKGE
- a CDS encoding FdtA/QdtA family cupin domain-containing protein, producing the protein MKIQFLQLQTHGDERGSLIALEEGKNIPFSVKRVYYMFETGEGVRRGFHAHKSLKQVAVAVRGSCRFMLDDGTEKIDIRLDHPQQGLLIESFIWREMYDFSPDCVLMVLADNLYDEADYVRDYATFQQMVADEMAPDAYRPFLTAARG
- a CDS encoding DegT/DnrJ/EryC1/StrS family aminotransferase; this encodes MDIPFLDLKAVNHEYADELKAACARVIDSGWYIGGAELARFEKAFAEYCGVPFAVGTGNGLDALILVLRAWKQQGKLKTGDEVLVPANTFIATVSAVTETGLVPVLVDIDPATHNLDCAAVEAAITPRTRVLLPVHLYGQLAPMPQLMALAERHGLLVLEDCAQAHGAQLNGRKAGNWGHAAAFSFYPGKNLGALGDGGAVVTSDEELARMVRALGNYGSSVKYRHDYPGVNSRLDEIQAAMLSVKLAYLDADAESRRQVAERYLRGVNNPLITLPGVSERNAHVWHLFVVECVERHALQQHLARRGIQTAIHYPLPIPDHAPYKTLKLSLPMENARLHERILSLPIYPTLTEGEQERVVAALNEFRRENASGHA
- a CDS encoding multidrug transporter — protein: MSPFRILAATLALFFGLQMTPAMAQVEASGSGDPVYEIQNPPAYAMIGDLLIARPLLIVATVAGAALFVVASPFAAAGGNLGATGKALVVDPGKAAFVRCLGCTTSGYGKHD
- a CDS encoding MetQ/NlpA family ABC transporter substrate-binding protein, with translation MENTRPTSRRTVVLAAAFTAIAASVAMVIPAFMGATASASEVTTTANKGTTVPDTPLKIYATASPQGDIVRFVQKLADADGTGLKLKLTTSGGSGALDSYELLASGDTDVNFTGHQPYVNAWKAAHPKLNNFDGKATVLLNAFGLYSVKYTSPKDLPDGAKILVPNEQTNLPRSLFILQDLGLIKLNVEKLDSSPAAISVSEKSIIDNPRHLQLIPTDTVLRAKALPDADASFINGDVALSNGVDPSRALVREHTADNPYANLIYARNEMLDDPRLTLLAKYLTGPEVKQFIEANYKGFVVPDQKLVR